The genomic segment GCGCGACGACTCCACGCGCGCCATCAGCGCCGTGCGGAGCGCGACGTGGTCGTCGCCGAGCGTCTTCCGCGCCCGCGCACCGAGCGTCACCCAATCGTGCCAGGTGCCGATCGCGTCTTGCGCGCGCTCGATCTCCGTCACGATCGCGTCCGCCAGCGGGTGCGGCGCGAAGCTCTCCGCCCGGTAGCGCAGCGTCTTCGCGCCGATGCGGAACCGGTGCAGGTTCGACGCCCGGAGCGGCGTGGACGCGGCGTAGAGGAACGCGAAATCGGCGAGGACCCCCGCGAGGGCACGGTGGACGGCGAGCTCGTCCGCACGGGCGGCGCCCGTCGCCCCGGCCGCAGCCCGGCGGAGCCGCTTCACGAGGCTCTGATCACGCGCCTCGCCGATCGTCCGCAACAACCGCTTCTGCCGCTTGCGGCGCGCCTTCCGGAGGTCGGCGGCGAGCTCGTCGCGTCCCGCCGCCGCGAGCGCGCGCGGCAGGCCGCGCACCGCCTTCAGGTGCACGTCGACGTCCCGCACCTTGCCGGCGTGTTTCCGGATGCGATCGAGCTGGCGCAGCATCTTGCGGTCGTCCGGCGACGGCTCCGGCGCTGCCGCGAC from the Deltaproteobacteria bacterium genome contains:
- a CDS encoding CHAD domain-containing protein, producing SMIDGLGPHHERALSREGPTRPRRAAALLPLARWSHALVEIVKDLDEASRARAIHQLRTTIRRVEALVAAAPEPSPDDRKMLRQLDRIRKHAGKVRDVDVHLKAVRGLPRALAAAGRDELAADLRKARRKRQKRLLRTIGEARDQSLVKRLRRAAAGATGAARADELAVHRALAGVLADFAFLYAASTPLRASNLHRFRIGAKTLRYRAESFAPHPLADAIVTEIERAQDAIGTWHDWVTLGARARKTLGDDHVALRTALMARVESSRARAIAVSARVAGRLGRMTVVGVRKGVRRVASPAGAAPAGVRLGTRAPA